The region gggggcggggtgcagacctcccaggggaggcagggcctgCCTGCCCGAGGGCCAGGGCTGCCCGGGGCCCCCGCGTGCACCTCGGCCGTCCTAGAGCTCGCATCTGGACCCTGACAGACGGCACTACTGACGAGAACCCGGGCGGGGAAGGTTCCCACTCCCCTGAAGGGCACAAGGCCGAGGCGCCCAGGAGGCCGCCCCCTTCCACGGAGCATTACAGAAGGGTCCCCAAGGACCCCAGCTCACACGCTCCCCAGCCCCGCTGGGTGTCCTGGCCCAGCTCCCCTTGTGGGACCTGCCAGGGGCCACAGTCAGGACCCCGACCTGCCCTCCGGGGGGTCTCCACAGCCTGGCACAGCTCACAGAGGCCCCTCCTGCTGATCTGAGGACGGGGGCCCTGGCACGGTGGCCGCAGGGCTCGGTAGCAGGGCCCAGGGTGCTGGCGCCCAAGCTGGTCCGGGtggccctcacctgccccccgcccccccgccctctAGGAGCCCCCTCCGGGAGTCCAGGCTCTGAGAGAGCCGGGGAAGCCTGATGCCCGCGGGGAGAGCTCAGAGGGGGCCTCGGGGCGCACGCCCTCCATGGGGCTCTGGCTCTTGCAGGAGGTGGGCTACTGCCGGGGCATGAGCGAGGTTGCAGCTGTCCTCCTCACGTTCCTGCTTGAGGAGGATGCCTTCTGGGCGCTGGCTCAGCTGATGATGGACGACAGGCACGCCATGCACGGTAGGGGGCCGCCGGGCAGGAGGGGAGCTCAGGAGGGCCTCCCTGAAGGCTGCTGCACCAGGGGGCAGGCGGGgaccccccagcccgccccccctTGGGCAAGGGCCCCGCCTCCCCGGTGGCCTTGGGGTCCCAGAGCCACGGCCACCCGCCCTGCCATCTGCAGGCCGGGCTCGCACTCCCgctgctcccccagcctcccgcccGGCTGCCTACTTGCCCCCCAGACCCCCCTGCCAGCCCACGGCCACATGGGGCCCAGGGGGCAGCATCTCCCCCTCCCGGGGGCCCCCAGCCTCACTCCCAAGCCCCACAGAGGGCCGTGCACACCCATCACCCTCCCCGTGGCCCGCACCCGCTGCCCCTCGGGGCTGGGGACCCACCTATCCCCATGGCGGCCCCTGCAGGAGAGAGGGTGCTGGGTCAGCCGGGCCTggtcctcagcccccagcccacgCCCCGTGCGGCCTCTGTGAGGACAAGGGTTCCCGGGCCCCGCACCCCCGGCCTGGgaggcagccctgccctctggAAAGAGCAGGTCCAGTCAGGGCTCTGAGGACTGTGGGCACACGGGGgtcagggcgtggggggaggCCCCTGCCCCAACACccgccccctgcctggtgcaggaggAAACCCTGAtcgtgggggcctggggccttctCAGGTTTCTTCGTCCCGGGCTCCCCGAAGCTCCTCAGGTTCCAGGCTCATCACGAGCGCGTCCTCCAAAGAGCTCTCCCCGACCTGAGGAAGCACATGGCAAGCGGGAGCTCCTGAGGCTCCGTCCCCGGGGCccggggcaggaggtggggggcacGGCCCTCCGAGCTGCCCAGAGTTGGGGCCACGTTCCTccccctggggcccgggggcgccctcggggctgggctgggccatgGGGAACACGTCCACCAGGCTCCAGGGGCCGCGGCGTGGGGCCTGagcacctcctgccctcctgccaggACGAGGAGCAGATGTCCACCAGCATCTATACCCCAAAGTGGTTCCTGCAGTGCTTCCTCGGACGGGTGAGGCCCCCTCGAGACCCCCGCTCCCGGACCTGCCCCTGGGGagggcccagctcagccccacccTCCAGACAAGCCAGGCCGGACCCCGGCGCCCTGAGGCTGAGGCTTGCAGCCCAGCCCGTCCTGGAAAAGCCCAGAGGGTCCCTGGACGAGGTTCCGGGGGGTGGGCCGTCTCTGCTTCAGCtcccccgggggaggccgggtcaGCCCGGGGTGTGGACAGGCCCTCGGCCCATCGGGCAGCCAGCCTGGGGTCCTCTCGAAGCGTGGTGTCGTCAAGTGCGGGCAGAGTCTGTGCCCCCAGGTGTGCGGGAGGTGCTGGCCGGAATCGGAACCCAGAGCGGCCGGGAGCCCTGATctccctgggaggagggcacGCACCGGGGGGCTGTGCGGCCTCGTCGGAGGCAGCCGGGGGGCAGATGGCAGGCCTAGCCTAGCCCCAgccgagccccccaggggccctgctcaGGCCACTCCTCCCACCCCGCTGTCCCCTAGACCCCCTTCTCGCTCACCCTGAAGGGCCATGGCCTACACCATCCTCAAGGTGCACAGGAGTAAGTgagcccctgggagcccaggtgtgctgggggcggggggcaggggcagtgacCCTGTGCTCTGAGCAGCACCcagacctggggcggggggacggCGGGGCAGGCGGGTGCAGCGGGACTCCCTGAGAGGAGCAGCGGGCAGGGGTCACCCCGGCCAGCGCACTGCCCACGGCGCTCCTGGGCACAGCGGGACCCCAGCCGCTGGCCTGGGGGCACCGGGGGCCCCAGGGCGGGGCCCTCTGGGTTTGACTCTTCGCCCACGGCCCAGAGCGCCTCCTGAAGCTGCCCCTGGAAGGGCTCTGGGAGTTCCTCCAGGACTCTCTGGCCCAGCCTTGGGCCCTGGAGGACGAGGCGGTGCTCAGACACCTTCGGGCCTCCATGACCCAGCTCCGGAGGATGTGGTGCGACCTGCCCCCCACCAGGTGGGCTCAGGGCCCCGTCCCCTCCAGACTCGGCCTGCTGGGGCCGCCCACAGAGGACAGAGCCCCCGGGGTCCCCGTCCTCATCTCTGgggctctcctcttctgctccagcctcggggaccccaggccagggctgggcgTGCGGGCACCCACTGCAGGGCCCGAGCACCAGTGTGGGGGGTTGAGCACAGGGTCAGGCCGGGGGGCCACGCGAGAGCCATGAGGACCCCTGGGGTCCCCAGCGGGGGACACACATCCTGCTGGAGACGCTGACCCCGTCGGCCTCTTTCCAGCGGGACCTGAGGAGTTCCCCACgaggcccctgggcctggagcgAGTGTCCCCGGCGCCTgagcctctcctcccttctccggCCTCTGAGCCACCGCCCAGGGTGGAGGAGCCGGCCTCCGCGGGCCCAGCCACCCAGCCTGAGCCGCCCGGACCCCCTCCTAGCCAGGCCATCGTCCAACTTCCCCCCCAGCGATGGAactccctcctcaccctcccagTCCAACAAGATGGTGCAGGCAGGCAGCCCCTGGACATGGTGGCCTTCAAGACAAAAAACGGGGTCCCCTTCCCTTCAGCACCTGCCTGGGCCACTCCAGAGGCCCCACGACGGACCAGGCCCTGGAGCACCCCCGGGACTCCCATCACGGGGTCCCCCCAGCCCCCTAGGGATGACACTGTCGGGCCCAGGACACCCTTCCTGCCCCGTGGCCACGCTGGGCAGTGACGGGCGcagccagggcagagccagggcggCGCTAAGCCCGCTGCCCTGAGGCCCTGCACAGGCCCGGGACCCTCTGCCCTCCTTGTCCACGGGGCAGCTCGATGCTCGCGGGCCTCGGGGGCAGAGCGTggcgggggcagggcagaggctcTGGCCCACCGTCACCGTGCCCTGCCTCGTCTTGCTGTCCCTCTCGGAGGGCGGCACCCCCCGCACAGGACACCAGCCCCTGACCCAGAGGGACCTGTGCTGGCCTGGCCCCGGGctctgtgggggcaggggcgACTCGAGCCCCCCCCAGGCCCAGCACTAATGGGATCCAGCGCCCCGGGGCCCTGGCCAGGCATGCGTTCTGGCCCCCCGCTGAGCGAGCCCTCTTACAGCCGgatgtggcctcctgggccctgggtgtGCCCCACAGATCCAGGTCGCTGACCTAGGGGAGCCCTGGGGATCCCGGGACACCCCAGCACAGGGCAGCAGGGGAAGGCCCGTGGGCCCCACCCGCACCCACACCGGGAGGCAGGCTCCTCCACATGCTGGGGCTCCAGCAGTCAGTCACCCGGCCCCAGGGGGCCCGAGGCCGGGGTCCAGCTGCCCTGCGGGGACCTAGCGCAGGAGCCCATGGGCCGCAGGTCCAGACCAGCCCTGCTCTCCCCAGAACCGCCTCTCAACGCCCCAACCTCAGGACACGCGCCCCCACCCGGAGTCCGCACAGGCTCCCAGGTGGGCGACTCCAGCACCCACACCCCTGTGGGATTCCCGCTTTCCTCTAAGGACAGGAAGGTCTCCCGGGGAAGGCGCGCACCCTCGGCTCTGAGCCCGTTTGCGGTTTCAAGTTCAATAAAGTGTTGTTGTGTGAAAATGCACGGCCGGCTCGTTTCTGCATCTCCAGGAGCTCTGTGCACAGGGTGCGGAGACACCcccagagaggaggggggggACCGCCCGGCCCCGACCAGCCCCTGCAGGGGTGCTgccaggcacacacagctgacGTCCCCATGTGCCTTGCAGGGGCGGCCAGACGCCAGCCAGGGTCAAGACCATCAAATAATTTACTGCGACTCAGCCTGTGCCCCGCGGGCCAGGACGGGGCTAGGGGAGAGTGACAGCCGGGGGGACCCGTGGCCTCAGTTCACGACAGTCTGTGCAAAGCGCCCTGGGAGGTCCGTGCTCCCCCTGTCCAGGGGGCCTGGGCTGGCCGGGCCCCGGGGGCGCTTCCTTCCTTCCTcgccctcctccttcctccgtCCGCGCCTCCTCCCAGCTTCCGGCACCTCCTCGCCCCGAGCCTGTGcgcctggggcacagagggccaGCGGGGCTGCCAGCGTGGCCCTGAAGGAGACGTCAGGACAGCAGGCACTTGCAGCTCATGCAGCCTGGGCCTCCCTCGTCGGGCGGACTCAGCTTGCGCACCTTGTGCTGTCGAATCTCTCGCACCAGCGTATAGAAGGCATCCTCCACACCCTGGGAAGATGGGGCTGGGTGAGCGTGCGGCTCGGCCCGGGAGCCTGGCAGCGCAGGGGACCGAGGGACCCCAGCGTCAAACTCATGCATCATCCCAGCCCCTCCCCGGccgctccccaccccgcccccacacaggcagccccagggctccccccatCAGGCGGCTTGGCCCTCAGGAGCTCCCCCACAGGGCAGCCCGGAGGTCTGGCTCCCAGCTCTAACATCCAGGGTCCCGCTCCTATCTGACCTACCACCCTGGTCCCCCAAAGCCTGTTAAGAGGGCAGGGCCCACACAGGCCCATGGGGCTTTCTGCGGGCAGGGGGTCAGGGCCCCAGGGTCACCACTCGGCCTGGCTCAGGGCAGCTCTCTCTGGggacctctgcctctccctggagCTGTGTCAGCCCAAACCCTGGGCCCCGGCCTCCCTCGCTGCCCTGCCATCCGGGGACACTTACAGCGCTAGGGGCCGCTGGGTCACGGGGGTCCCGGAGGGTCCCAGAGGGTCCCGGAGCTGGAGCCAGAGCCAGACCGGCTGCCCTGtgttgggggagagggggcaaTAAGCACTGCTCcctggcaggggcggggcggggcgggtccCCAGCTAGCTGCACGGTGGGGAGCCAGCTCACCTGGCGCGTCTTGGCTGACGTCTCGATGTAGGGGATGCCGTAGCTGCGGGCGAGGTCCTGCGCCTGCCGGGACTCCACGGTGCGAGCAGCCAGGTCACACTTGTTCCCCACCAGCACCATGGGCACGTCGTCGGAGTCCTTCACTCGCTTGATCTGCTCCCTACAAGGAGGAAGGTGGGAGCTGGTCGGTAGGCTGCAGGCACAGCTGCATCCGAGACCCTGACAAAGAAACgcgagaagaggcagaggaacagaTGGCTCTGAGGGCCAGCCGGAGGCTCACCTGTACTGGTGGATGTCCTCAAAGGACTTGGTGTTGTTGATGGCAAACACACAGAGGAAGCCCTCCCCCGTGCGCATGTACTGGTCCCGCATGGCGCTGTACTCCTCCTGGCCTGCTGTGTCCAGAATGTCCAGCAGGCACGTCTCCCCGTCGATGACCACTTGCTTCCGATAGGAGTCCTGCGGCAGGCCAGTGCTTCAGGACACCCCGCCCCATGCCTCCGAGGACGGGGCCACCCAGCCACCAGCCCCTCCTAGGTCCCCAGGTGCCACCCCCAGGTCCCACGATCAGGGGCCGCCCTCCTGCGGAGCCCACAGCAGACACAACCACGGCAGGCTCAGGGCTGGGCGCACTCACCTCGATGGTGGGGTCGTACTCATCCACGAAGTGGTTCTGGATGAGCTGGATGGTCAGGGCACTCTTGCCCACACCTCCAGCACCCACCACCACCAGTTTATACTCCGTCATGGCTCCTCACGGGACACAGCACAGGGCACTGACGAGGTCTCCTGTCCCACCTGCTAAGGAAGCTGCTCTCAGCCCTGAGCCAGCCCCGAGGGGCAGACCGACCCGGtccggtcccggtcccggtcccggtccccaGGCCCCGCACAACCAGGGAAGGGGGGGGCAGCCGCCCACCTGTGGCACCTCCAGCCGGGGGATGGGAGGGCCCCCACCTCGCCGGCGCTCATGGCTGCGGGAGAGCAGGGAGCCGGCCCCCCAAAGGGAGAGCTGACAGCTGAGAGCATCTCCCAACCACGCACCCAAATTAGAAGTTGCTGGGTAGGCAGAAAGCGTGCACTGAAGGGACCCGGAGGCCCTGCAGGCTGAGATTACCGCCCCTCCCCGCAGGAACAGGTCCTGCCACAGCAGAGCGCAGCAGCGTGCCCGGGCAGGCCAGAGCCCCGCCGCGCCTCGCTGCACGGGACTAGCATCTGCGGAGCGCCCGCGGCCGCCAGCTGCTGCTCCGGGGGCGAGGCCCGGGCCctcctgtcccggggggagcctCAGGCCTGCGGCCGCTCGAGCGTCGCAGGAGAGCAGCGGTGGGCTGCGGGGACGGCGGCCCCGGGAGCAGGCCGGCGGGGTAGGCGCGGGGACGGCGCTGGGCCGCGGCCTCCGGCCCGGCTCCCGGTCTGGGAGGTTTCGGGACGCGGTGCCCGGGGCTCCGGTCCGCACGCCAGGCTCGCCCAATGTGCATCGCGgaggccgcccgccgcccgggccTCGGGGGCGCGCCTGGCGACCTGGGGGCCCCGCACGCGGCCCGCGGAGGGGAGGGCGCGGACGCCGCCGCCCGGGGCgcccctgcaccccgcacccGCCGCCCGCCGCAGCGCCCGTCCGCCCGCGGCTCACctgcgcccccgcgcgccccgccgccgccgccgctgccgccgccgcctccaCCTCCACCGCCCCGCGCCGcagccccggccgcccccgccccgccgcccgccgcccccgccgcacTCACCGCTCACTGGCGCGACtgcccccggggccggggccggggcgggggcggggaagggggccCGGGCCGGGACGCGCGGCTCGCCCAGCGCATGGGCTCCGTCCGCGGAGGGTGCGGCtcgggctgcgggcggcgggcgcACACTCGGGGGGGAGGGCGCGCACGCTCCGCCCCGCGCCCGTCCGTCACGCAGGCGCGGCTCACCATTGGCCGCGGGCGCCGGGCCCCGCCCtcggcccgcccctccccgccccgccccgcgccggtTGGCCGGCCCGCCCGCCCGTCACGGGCCGCGGCCGGGCGGGGCTTCCGGGAAGCGGCGCGGAGGGCGGTGCCCGGCCCCGGAGGCCCTCGTGGGCCGCggcctggggggctgggctgCGCCCGCGGGCGCTCGACGGGGGCTCAGGGGcgcgggcccgggcggcggcCTCCGAGGGGAGCTGCCCGACAGGACCGCGGGCGGCGGTGCACCGGAGCGGGGGCGCTGCGAGCCGGCGGGAGCCCGTGTCCCGCGGGGGGGCGGCTCCCTGCGCCGCGAGGCCCAGCGGAGGGGTCAGGCCGGGAGACGAGGCTCGGGAGGGTCAGGGTCGGCTCGGCGGGCGGGCGTCCGGGACGGGAGGCGGGCGCCGGGGCAGGCCGGGCGGCGCCCCGAGCTCTGGGGCCCCATGGCCGGGGCTCG is a window of Vulpes lagopus strain Blue_001 chromosome 11, ASM1834538v1, whole genome shotgun sequence DNA encoding:
- the HRAS gene encoding GTPase HRas isoform X1; its protein translation is MTEYKLVVVGAGGVGKSALTIQLIQNHFVDEYDPTIEDSYRKQVVIDGETCLLDILDTAGQEEYSAMRDQYMRTGEGFLCVFAINNTKSFEDIHQYREQIKRVKDSDDVPMVLVGNKCDLAARTVESRQAQDLARSYGIPYIETSAKTRQGVEDAFYTLVREIRQHKVRKLSPPDEGGPGCMSCKCLLS
- the HRAS gene encoding GTPase HRas isoform X2, with the translated sequence MTEYKLVVVGAGGVGKSALTIQLIQNHFVDEYDPTIEDSYRKQVVIDGETCLLDILDTAGQEEYSAMRDQYMRTGEGFLCVFAINNTKSFEDIHQYREQIKRVKDSDDVPMVLVGNKCDLAARTVESRQAQDLARSYGIPYIETSAKTRQGSRSGSGSSSGTLWDPPGPP